In Nitrospira sp., a single genomic region encodes these proteins:
- a CDS encoding NADH-quinone oxidoreductase subunit B family protein, whose protein sequence is MFRILKKSLKTGIVTGRHSAPTESADGGLREARQKAEPFRRSLTIREVDTGSCNACEMEMNALTNPVYDIERFGIHIAASPRHADALVVTGPVTVNMERALKVVYRQTPDPKLVIALGDCAINCGLFKGSYAVTGPVERHVPVDVRIPGCPPRPEAIIEVLQDLRRRRQGEDFRNCPDEHG, encoded by the coding sequence ACGGGCCGTCATTCCGCCCCCACGGAATCGGCGGACGGAGGGCTTAGAGAAGCTCGCCAGAAAGCCGAGCCGTTCAGACGCTCGTTGACCATTCGGGAGGTCGATACGGGCTCCTGCAATGCCTGCGAGATGGAGATGAACGCCCTGACGAACCCCGTCTATGACATTGAGCGATTCGGCATCCATATCGCCGCGTCCCCTCGTCATGCCGATGCCCTCGTGGTCACCGGGCCAGTTACCGTGAATATGGAACGGGCGTTGAAAGTTGTATATAGACAAACCCCGGATCCGAAGCTGGTGATCGCTCTGGGCGACTGCGCCATCAACTGTGGGCTGTTCAAGGGAAGCTATGCTGTGACCGGGCCGGTCGAGCGTCACGTGCCGGTGGATGTGCGCATCCCAGGATGTCCTCCCAGGCCCGAAGCGATTATTGAGGTGCTCCAAGATTTGAGGAGGAGGCGACAAGGAGAAGATTTTCGAAACTGCCCCGATGAACACGGATAG
- a CDS encoding TrkA C-terminal domain-containing protein → MVSLEFIGRLQKELSLTGSAVYESVVAVAERVNRKVHILRLHSQAAQLLSQIESAHGELGHRIADVISDKISAGRGSLSIAPDELQRTLDQSLGRIRDLKQALHHVDGQIRELKMETIHEDLLTLQRDLSLHSVALERMFVARRAPAIGKHASDLTLPASVRLLTVFRGPFLIPPSDSLVFQPDDIVVVMGSRSELDQVATWFGTSRKVKPI, encoded by the coding sequence ATGGTGTCCCTGGAATTCATCGGCCGCTTGCAGAAGGAACTGTCGCTGACCGGCAGCGCCGTCTACGAATCGGTCGTGGCGGTGGCGGAGCGTGTCAATCGGAAGGTGCATATCCTGCGTCTGCACAGCCAGGCCGCCCAGCTCTTGAGCCAGATCGAAAGCGCGCACGGCGAATTGGGGCACCGGATTGCCGACGTCATTTCCGACAAGATATCGGCTGGCCGGGGCAGCCTCTCGATCGCGCCCGACGAGCTTCAACGGACGTTAGATCAGTCGCTCGGGCGTATCCGCGACCTGAAGCAGGCGCTGCATCACGTCGACGGACAGATTCGCGAACTGAAGATGGAAACCATTCACGAGGACCTGCTGACGCTTCAGCGCGACTTGAGTCTGCATTCGGTTGCGTTGGAACGGATGTTCGTGGCCCGGCGCGCTCCTGCCATCGGAAAACATGCCTCGGATCTGACGCTCCCGGCATCGGTCCGATTGCTCACTGTGTTTCGGGGACCGTTTCTGATCCCGCCGTCCGACTCCTTGGTGTTCCAGCCGGATGACATCGTCGTGGTCATGGGGTCGCGTTCCGAGTTGGACCAGGTAGCGACCTGGTTCGGGACGTCCCGAAAAGTCAAGCCCATTTAG
- a CDS encoding Do family serine endopeptidase — MTLIVSFRRPPVLFVMLATLVVCIISVQRTGAGAAEAGRATGLQMLEEIQAVITELAETTKPSVVNLFPVSPSGKGRDFLQERTPNSPGSGSGVLIDPDGHIVTNNHVIGDASEVEVRLSDKSKLIAQVVGKDPDTDLAVLKVTADHPLPYAKFGDSSGVRVGQWVLAVGNPFGLDRTVTLGVVSGIGRENVNLSRYENFIQTDASINPGNSGGPLFNLRGEVIGINTAIINFAQGIGFAIPSNMAKQVLQQLVAQGRVIRGWLGVGIQPLTPELARKFGVTENEGVLVNEVFEKDPAAAAGIKPGDIITRIEGTVVDTPNRLSRVVAGLQPGATAKVEVVRDKKRMVLDVALSERRDQAVVASLPPSRTDVKLGLDLQDLTAALADKFRLRETRGVLITKVEPGSLAQSEGLREGDLIKEVNRVDVGSVGEFTAAVSKIRRGETVLLRVLRENRAFYVVLKAGDP, encoded by the coding sequence ATGACACTAATAGTTTCGTTCAGAAGACCCCCCGTTCTGTTCGTCATGCTGGCGACCCTTGTGGTGTGTATCATCTCCGTGCAGCGCACGGGCGCGGGAGCTGCGGAGGCCGGAAGGGCGACCGGTCTGCAGATGTTGGAGGAGATTCAAGCAGTCATCACCGAGTTGGCCGAAACGACTAAGCCGTCGGTGGTCAATCTCTTTCCAGTGAGCCCGAGCGGAAAAGGACGGGATTTTCTGCAGGAGCGGACGCCGAACTCTCCCGGTTCCGGCTCCGGCGTCCTCATCGATCCCGACGGTCATATCGTCACGAACAATCATGTCATCGGGGATGCGAGCGAAGTTGAAGTACGGCTCTCCGACAAATCGAAGCTGATCGCGCAGGTCGTCGGCAAGGATCCGGATACCGACTTGGCTGTCCTGAAGGTCACCGCCGATCATCCCCTCCCCTATGCCAAGTTCGGCGATTCGTCCGGGGTGCGCGTGGGGCAATGGGTCTTGGCTGTCGGCAATCCGTTCGGCCTGGATCGGACGGTGACGCTCGGTGTCGTGAGCGGGATCGGTCGTGAGAACGTCAATCTGTCTCGGTACGAGAACTTTATTCAGACCGATGCTTCGATCAATCCGGGCAACTCCGGGGGGCCGCTCTTTAACTTGCGTGGCGAGGTGATCGGCATCAATACCGCCATCATCAACTTTGCGCAAGGGATCGGGTTTGCCATTCCGTCCAACATGGCCAAGCAGGTACTGCAGCAATTGGTGGCCCAAGGCCGTGTCATCCGAGGATGGTTGGGCGTGGGCATCCAGCCGTTGACGCCGGAGTTGGCCAGGAAGTTCGGTGTGACGGAAAACGAAGGGGTGCTTGTCAATGAAGTCTTCGAGAAGGATCCGGCGGCGGCGGCCGGCATCAAACCGGGCGACATCATCACCAGGATCGAAGGCACCGTGGTGGACACCCCCAACCGGCTCTCCCGAGTCGTGGCAGGGTTGCAACCGGGTGCCACGGCCAAGGTCGAGGTGGTGCGGGACAAGAAACGCATGGTGCTTGATGTCGCTCTGAGCGAACGACGGGATCAAGCGGTGGTCGCCTCCCTCCCGCCGTCACGTACGGACGTGAAGCTGGGGCTGGACCTTCAGGATCTGACGGCCGCCTTGGCGGACAAGTTTCGGTTGCGGGAAACACGCGGCGTGCTGATTACCAAAGTGGAACCGGGAAGCCTGGCTCAATCCGAAGGGCTGCGAGAGGGCGATCTGATCAAAGAAGTCAACCGCGTCGACGTCGGTTCTGTCGGTGAATTCACGGCGGCCGTCTCAAAGATCCGCCGTGGTGAGACCGTCCTCTTGCGCGTGCTGCGGGAGAATCGAGCCTTTTACGTCGTCTTGAAAGCGGGAGATCCATAA
- the fusA gene encoding elongation factor G: MNEQQTASLRNVAVIGSRGAGKTSLTEALLFCAGAVSKLGTIAQGSTISDFEPEEQHHRSSVSTGLLRFAWNQTSITLLDTPGSLSLLGEPLTALEAADAVIVVLNPDTGIRSELIRLWARVRERHLPCLLFINEPENHSKPLDDLLAACRRDLDVSPIPMTLPLYHEGVMEAVVDLLGQTVLRSKADSPKCETCAVSEIIQPQATEGLRRLQEAVADMDDQLLERYLSAGELTASDLATGIRIGVHKTGLVPLYSGSALRNVGVAPLLAAIKEWLPSPEERPQAVPVTDGDQLAGAEAAASNPHRASFSGFIFKTLIDPFVGRLSYVRIVSGVLQTDSTVYNGSKQIKEKCGHLYTLLGKKHMAVPSATAGEIIAIGKLKDAQTGDTLCEERDPVRYSWPALPRPVLSFAVEPKSGADIDKVSLGLHKLIEEDPTLDFSRNADTKEMVLSGMGQLHLDLALEKLHRKYGADVVIHTPKIPYRETIRGTAQAQGKYKKQTGGHGQYGDCWLEIVPTARGTGFSFQNRIVGGVIPRNFVPAVEKGVVEAMHHGTLAGFPVVDIRVAVYDGSYHVVDSSEMSFKIAASMAFKKAMETAHPVLLEPVMNVEIDAPADHIGAVIGDLNARRGRIQHVEARGHAELVKALVPLSELMTYTTTLNALTGGGGSYVMELARYEEVPREITLKILEEQKAARQTVTAP; this comes from the coding sequence ATGAACGAGCAGCAGACCGCGTCTCTCAGGAATGTGGCTGTGATCGGGAGCCGGGGAGCAGGAAAAACGTCACTCACGGAGGCACTGCTCTTCTGCGCCGGGGCCGTCTCCAAACTTGGCACGATTGCCCAAGGTTCGACCATATCGGACTTCGAACCCGAGGAGCAGCACCACCGCAGCTCCGTGAGCACCGGTCTCCTCCGATTCGCGTGGAATCAGACCTCCATCACGCTCCTGGACACACCCGGCTCGTTAAGCCTCCTGGGCGAACCGCTGACCGCGCTTGAAGCCGCAGATGCCGTCATCGTCGTGCTGAATCCCGACACCGGCATCCGCAGCGAACTGATTCGGCTCTGGGCCCGCGTCCGGGAGCGACATCTCCCATGTTTGTTGTTCATCAATGAACCCGAGAACCATTCGAAGCCGCTAGACGACCTGTTGGCGGCTTGCCGGCGGGACCTCGACGTCAGTCCCATACCCATGACGCTGCCCCTCTATCACGAAGGGGTGATGGAAGCAGTCGTCGACCTCCTCGGGCAAACGGTCCTCCGCTCCAAGGCCGACAGCCCCAAATGCGAAACCTGCGCCGTATCTGAAATAATACAGCCTCAGGCCACCGAGGGCTTGAGACGCCTGCAAGAGGCCGTCGCCGACATGGACGACCAATTGTTGGAGCGATACCTCTCTGCAGGAGAGCTGACGGCCAGCGACTTGGCGACCGGTATCCGGATCGGCGTGCACAAGACCGGATTGGTTCCGCTGTACAGCGGTTCGGCGTTGAGAAACGTCGGGGTCGCCCCCTTGCTGGCGGCCATCAAGGAATGGCTTCCATCGCCGGAAGAACGGCCGCAGGCGGTGCCTGTCACCGACGGGGACCAACTCGCCGGTGCAGAGGCCGCCGCGTCCAATCCCCATCGAGCGTCCTTTTCGGGATTCATCTTCAAGACCCTCATCGATCCGTTTGTCGGACGCCTGTCTTACGTCCGTATCGTCTCAGGAGTCTTGCAGACCGACTCCACCGTTTATAACGGATCGAAACAGATCAAAGAGAAATGCGGTCATTTGTATACGCTACTCGGAAAAAAGCACATGGCGGTACCATCGGCCACAGCAGGGGAGATCATCGCCATCGGAAAACTGAAGGACGCCCAAACGGGGGATACCCTGTGCGAGGAGCGAGATCCGGTTCGCTATTCTTGGCCGGCCCTTCCGCGTCCCGTGTTGTCGTTCGCGGTCGAACCAAAATCGGGCGCCGACATCGACAAGGTCAGTCTTGGCCTCCACAAGTTGATCGAAGAGGACCCGACGCTCGATTTTTCACGAAACGCGGACACGAAAGAGATGGTCCTGAGCGGCATGGGACAGCTCCATCTCGATCTGGCTCTGGAAAAATTACATCGCAAGTATGGAGCCGATGTCGTCATTCATACCCCAAAGATCCCATACCGGGAGACGATCCGCGGCACGGCGCAGGCGCAAGGCAAGTACAAGAAGCAGACCGGCGGCCACGGTCAATACGGCGACTGCTGGCTGGAGATTGTCCCGACCGCCAGAGGAACAGGCTTTTCGTTCCAAAACCGGATCGTGGGAGGCGTCATCCCAAGAAACTTCGTTCCCGCCGTCGAAAAAGGCGTCGTGGAGGCCATGCATCACGGCACGCTTGCGGGATTTCCCGTCGTCGACATCCGTGTGGCGGTCTATGACGGGTCATACCATGTCGTCGATTCCTCAGAGATGTCGTTCAAGATCGCGGCTTCCATGGCCTTCAAGAAAGCAATGGAGACGGCCCATCCTGTTCTTCTGGAACCGGTGATGAACGTGGAAATCGACGCGCCGGCCGACCATATCGGAGCCGTGATCGGCGATCTCAACGCCCGGCGGGGTAGGATTCAGCACGTGGAGGCGCGAGGGCATGCCGAGTTGGTCAAGGCGTTGGTCCCCCTGTCCGAACTCATGACCTACACCACTACGCTCAATGCGTTGACCGGGGGCGGAGGGAGCTATGTGATGGAGCTGGCTCGCTATGAGGAGGTCCCTCGAGAGATCACTCTGAAGATCCTGGAGGAGCAGAAAGCGGCACGGCAGACCGTCACCGCTCCATAA
- the radC gene encoding DNA repair protein RadC, with protein MSISHWPEAERPRERLLARGAAALTDAQLLAILLRVGRHRSTAVEVGMDVLHRVGGLNGLARCGLEELCAVPGIGEAKAAQLKAALELGRRAMALPLSKGTRISSSRDLFNHFHSSLRDLRHEIFKIVLLDAKHSIVREATVSEGSLTLSIVHPREVFSLAVKESAAAVIFLHNHPSGDPTPSREDRQLTARLVAAGEILGIRVLDHLVIGDGHYVSFADQGWLHRSGKADLTPEEAIEL; from the coding sequence ATGAGTATCTCGCACTGGCCGGAGGCTGAACGCCCCCGCGAACGACTCTTGGCTCGGGGCGCAGCCGCCCTGACCGATGCACAGCTCCTGGCTATACTGCTGCGGGTGGGCCGACACCGGTCCACCGCCGTCGAAGTCGGCATGGACGTGCTGCACCGTGTGGGTGGACTCAACGGGTTGGCCCGGTGCGGACTTGAGGAGCTGTGCGCCGTCCCCGGCATCGGTGAGGCGAAGGCTGCGCAACTCAAGGCCGCGCTGGAGCTGGGCCGGCGAGCGATGGCGTTGCCCCTGTCGAAAGGTACGAGGATTTCTTCTAGCCGAGATCTGTTCAACCACTTTCATTCCAGCCTGCGGGATCTCCGTCACGAAATTTTTAAGATTGTGCTCTTGGACGCGAAACACAGTATTGTGCGGGAGGCCACGGTCTCGGAAGGCAGTCTGACCCTCAGCATCGTCCACCCCCGCGAGGTATTCTCGCTGGCCGTGAAGGAGTCCGCGGCAGCGGTGATCTTCCTGCATAATCATCCGAGCGGCGATCCCACTCCCAGCCGGGAAGACCGACAGCTCACGGCCAGACTGGTCGCAGCCGGGGAGATCCTCGGGATTCGCGTACTTGACCATCTCGTCATCGGTGACGGACACTATGTCAGTTTTGCCGATCAAGGATGGCTGCATCGATCCGGTAAGGCTGACCTGACGCCAGAGGAGGCTATCGAACTGTAA
- the rsmD gene encoding 16S rRNA (guanine(966)-N(2))-methyltransferase RsmD: MRIIAGSHRGRRLCGPQGTTLRPTSDKVREALFSILDLRVPGGRLLDLYAGTGAVGIEAISRGAEAVTFVECDPRALQVLRKNLAVCGFEDQGDVKAGRTQDFLARPDWWDGPYNVVFADPPYADTQAIETLRMVWATELLVEDGLMVIEQNAKSVLPTSFPGAALIRRYVYGDTALLLYGAAPRQRASA; the protein is encoded by the coding sequence ATGCGCATCATAGCCGGCTCCCACCGAGGTCGACGCTTGTGTGGGCCACAAGGGACGACGCTGCGTCCCACCTCTGATAAGGTGCGCGAGGCGCTGTTTTCCATTCTCGACCTTCGGGTACCGGGCGGCCGCCTTCTCGATCTGTATGCGGGAACCGGGGCGGTCGGGATCGAAGCGATCAGCCGTGGGGCGGAGGCGGTGACCTTTGTGGAATGTGATCCGCGCGCACTGCAAGTGCTGCGAAAGAATCTCGCGGTCTGCGGCTTTGAGGATCAGGGAGATGTCAAGGCCGGTCGTACGCAGGACTTCCTGGCTCGGCCTGATTGGTGGGATGGGCCCTATAACGTCGTCTTCGCCGACCCCCCATACGCCGATACGCAGGCGATCGAAACATTGCGGATGGTGTGGGCGACGGAGCTTCTCGTGGAGGACGGTCTGATGGTCATTGAGCAGAATGCTAAATCGGTGTTGCCGACGTCATTTCCTGGCGCAGCATTGATTCGGCGATATGTGTATGGCGATACCGCTCTGCTGCTCTATGGCGCGGCGCCGCGTCAACGGGCGTCGGCATGA
- the coaD gene encoding pantetheine-phosphate adenylyltransferase: MKIGIYPGTFDPITHGHTDIITRSLRVFDKVVVAVAPNPTKHPLFDMAERVEMVRLVMKDLGQVEVVTFDGLLVDYVQQSGAHAIIRGLRAISDFEHEFQMALVNRKLAKRVETVFLMPSEEYSYLSSTIIKDIAMHGGPLTAFLHPEVARRLQTRIGSLRP; this comes from the coding sequence ATGAAGATCGGCATCTATCCGGGCACCTTCGATCCGATCACCCACGGGCATACGGACATCATTACCCGCAGCCTGCGCGTGTTCGACAAGGTGGTCGTGGCCGTCGCGCCGAATCCGACCAAGCATCCGCTCTTCGATATGGCGGAGCGCGTCGAGATGGTGAGGTTGGTCATGAAGGATCTCGGGCAGGTCGAGGTCGTGACATTTGACGGACTCCTGGTGGACTATGTTCAGCAGTCCGGCGCGCATGCGATCATTCGAGGGTTGCGCGCCATTTCAGATTTCGAGCATGAATTCCAGATGGCGCTAGTCAATCGCAAACTAGCCAAGCGGGTCGAAACGGTGTTCTTGATGCCCAGCGAGGAATATTCGTATCTCTCATCGACGATCATCAAGGATATCGCGATGCATGGCGGACCACTGACCGCGTTTCTTCATCCGGAGGTGGCGCGGCGCCTCCAGACACGTATAGGGAGCCTGAGACCATGA
- a CDS encoding pyridoxal phosphate-dependent aminotransferase, translated as MKLASRVGRIAPSPTLAMAATAKAMAAQGIDVIDFSTGEPDFDTPETVKSAAEAAIRAGFTKYTPSSGTDELRGAVVDKLQRELGLRYEKSQILISCGAKHSLYNVAEALLEAGDEIIIPTPYWVSYSDQALLNDATAVLLPTREEDAYAIRATELERLVTPRTKAIIVNSPCNPTGATYGRATLEAIAAIALRHDLLVISDEIYEKIIYDGTVHISIATLGADIAARTIIINGVSKAYAMTGWRIGYAAGPRDLIAAMGNIQSQSTSNPCSISQKAAVAALRDGDDFTARMVVEFDQRRRVIVEGLNGIRGVSCRMPTGAFYAFPNVSGVLGRRGPDGIVKTPTDLANYLLKTAHIAVVPGEPFGSQAHVRLSYATGMDTIKRGLERLDNTLAQLT; from the coding sequence ATGAAGCTGGCCTCCCGCGTCGGCCGCATCGCTCCCTCCCCTACGTTGGCCATGGCCGCGACGGCGAAGGCCATGGCGGCCCAAGGAATCGATGTCATCGACTTTTCGACCGGTGAACCTGACTTTGATACGCCGGAAACCGTAAAATCTGCCGCCGAGGCGGCAATTCGTGCCGGGTTTACCAAATACACGCCGTCGTCCGGAACCGATGAATTGCGCGGCGCCGTCGTCGACAAACTGCAACGTGAGCTGGGGCTTCGGTACGAGAAATCTCAGATCCTGATCTCTTGCGGAGCCAAACATTCCTTGTATAACGTGGCCGAAGCGCTATTGGAAGCGGGAGACGAGATCATCATCCCCACCCCCTACTGGGTCTCGTATTCCGATCAGGCACTCCTCAATGACGCCACGGCTGTGCTGCTTCCCACCAGGGAAGAAGACGCCTACGCGATCCGTGCAACGGAACTCGAGCGGCTGGTCACGCCCCGGACGAAAGCGATCATCGTCAACAGCCCGTGCAATCCGACTGGTGCGACCTATGGCCGAGCGACCTTGGAAGCCATCGCCGCGATTGCGCTTCGGCATGATTTGCTGGTGATCTCGGACGAGATCTACGAAAAAATCATCTACGACGGGACCGTCCACATCAGCATCGCGACACTCGGCGCGGACATCGCCGCCCGTACGATCATCATCAACGGAGTGTCCAAGGCCTATGCCATGACGGGATGGCGAATCGGGTATGCGGCGGGCCCCCGAGACCTGATCGCGGCGATGGGAAACATTCAAAGCCAGAGTACGTCGAATCCCTGCTCAATTTCCCAAAAGGCCGCGGTGGCCGCGTTGCGTGACGGCGATGACTTCACCGCGCGGATGGTCGTGGAGTTCGATCAGCGGAGGCGGGTGATTGTGGAGGGGTTGAACGGCATACGTGGTGTCTCGTGCCGGATGCCGACCGGCGCATTCTATGCCTTTCCCAATGTCTCGGGCGTCTTGGGCAGGCGCGGGCCCGATGGTATTGTCAAGACCCCGACGGATCTGGCCAACTATTTACTGAAGACCGCGCATATCGCCGTCGTGCCGGGCGAGCCGTTCGGCAGTCAGGCTCATGTCCGTCTGTCCTACGCTACGGGTATGGACACAATCAAACGGGGCTTGGAACGGCTTGACAATACCTTGGCGCAACTTACCTGA
- a CDS encoding L-threonylcarbamoyladenylate synthase has translation MATVHPLSLSTLPVLAPSVRSVIQNRGLIAVPTETYYGLGTSPFDAGAVDRLLQVKNREDSKPILVLIGDIDQLPLLVANMPRVGRILAEAFWPGALTILLPAHPSLPHNLTAGSGLVGVRLSPCFPLTELLKQTGPVTGTSANRSGGPPSTTAEQVQRELGHEIDMILDAGRTPGGLPSTVVDVRDPVRLVREGAIPRQTIRNVLQTHEIALTA, from the coding sequence ATGGCCACCGTTCATCCACTGTCCCTGAGCACGTTACCGGTTCTCGCCCCCTCCGTTCGTTCGGTCATTCAGAACCGAGGCTTGATCGCCGTGCCGACCGAGACCTACTACGGTCTCGGCACAAGTCCGTTCGATGCCGGCGCTGTCGATCGCTTGCTGCAGGTCAAGAACCGAGAGGACAGCAAGCCAATCCTGGTGCTCATCGGCGACATCGACCAACTTCCCCTGCTGGTGGCCAATATGCCACGCGTCGGACGCATACTCGCGGAAGCATTCTGGCCCGGCGCCCTGACCATTCTACTGCCGGCCCATCCATCACTTCCCCACAACCTCACTGCGGGAAGCGGGCTGGTGGGCGTGCGACTCAGCCCCTGTTTTCCGCTCACGGAACTCCTGAAGCAGACCGGCCCGGTGACCGGTACGAGCGCGAACCGGTCCGGCGGTCCGCCGTCGACCACTGCCGAGCAGGTGCAACGGGAGTTGGGTCACGAGATCGATATGATCCTGGACGCGGGCAGGACGCCGGGCGGCCTACCATCCACCGTCGTGGACGTCCGGGATCCGGTCCGACTTGTTCGAGAAGGCGCGATCCCTCGACAGACGATACGGAACGTGTTACAGACACACGAGATTGCGCTGACCGCTTAG
- the purD gene encoding phosphoribosylamine--glycine ligase, whose amino-acid sequence MNILVVGSGGREHAIVWKLGQSQRKPAIFCAPGNAGIASRATCVPIAADDIQALKDFVVRNQVDLTVVGPEAPLAMGIADEFRKHRLKVFGPTKNAARLEASKSFSKALMQRAGIPTARAESFTDTAAARAYADGQPLPLVIKADGLAQGKGVIIATTREQARQAIVDCMEKAVFGAAGKEVLIEEFLAGEELTIMAFTDGRTIVPMPPAQDHKRVGDGDTGLNTGGMGAYAPAPLGTPELRDQVRRQVLEPIVAHLSKMGSPFQGVLYAGLMVVKGMPYVLEFNARMGDPEAQVVLPLLKTDLLTVIEAVVEHRLDQLDVEWREDAAVCVVMTSAGYPGPYRTGVPIQGLTEPSTEHAVVFHAGTAFDQQAVVTAGGRVLGITGLGSDIAAAQQTAYRAVHALSFEGCHYRRDIAHRALSPRTSR is encoded by the coding sequence GTGAATATTCTCGTCGTCGGAAGCGGGGGACGCGAACATGCCATCGTGTGGAAACTCGGGCAGAGTCAGCGGAAGCCCGCTATTTTTTGCGCCCCCGGGAACGCCGGTATTGCATCGCGCGCAACCTGTGTGCCGATCGCGGCCGATGACATCCAAGCCCTGAAAGACTTCGTCGTCCGCAACCAGGTCGATTTGACGGTCGTAGGACCGGAAGCGCCGCTCGCTATGGGCATCGCCGACGAGTTTCGCAAACATCGTTTGAAAGTATTCGGTCCGACCAAAAATGCAGCGCGCCTGGAAGCCAGCAAGAGTTTCTCCAAAGCTCTCATGCAACGGGCCGGAATCCCCACCGCACGTGCGGAGAGCTTTACCGACACGGCGGCGGCCCGCGCCTACGCCGACGGACAGCCGCTTCCTCTGGTGATCAAGGCGGACGGTCTCGCGCAAGGCAAAGGCGTCATCATCGCCACGACACGCGAGCAGGCGCGGCAGGCGATCGTCGATTGCATGGAGAAGGCTGTCTTCGGGGCGGCTGGAAAGGAAGTCCTGATCGAGGAGTTTCTGGCTGGAGAAGAGTTGACGATCATGGCCTTTACCGACGGCCGCACGATCGTGCCGATGCCGCCGGCCCAGGATCATAAGCGGGTCGGCGACGGGGACACCGGCCTGAACACAGGAGGGATGGGCGCCTACGCGCCCGCGCCGCTCGGCACACCGGAGCTTCGGGATCAGGTACGGCGGCAGGTCCTGGAGCCGATCGTGGCCCATCTCTCCAAAATGGGCTCCCCGTTCCAGGGTGTCCTGTACGCCGGGCTGATGGTCGTCAAGGGCATGCCGTATGTGCTGGAGTTCAATGCCCGGATGGGCGACCCGGAGGCCCAAGTGGTGCTGCCGCTGCTGAAAACCGATTTGCTCACGGTGATTGAAGCAGTCGTGGAACATCGACTGGATCAGCTCGATGTCGAATGGCGCGAAGACGCGGCCGTCTGTGTCGTGATGACGTCGGCGGGGTATCCCGGCCCATACCGAACCGGGGTTCCGATTCAGGGTTTGACGGAACCGTCCACGGAACACGCCGTCGTTTTCCACGCGGGAACAGCCTTCGATCAGCAAGCAGTCGTGACCGCCGGCGGACGTGTCTTGGGTATTACCGGCTTGGGCTCCGACATCGCGGCGGCTCAACAGACGGCCTATCGCGCCGTCCACGCGCTGTCGTTTGAAGGCTGCCACTACCGTCGAGACATCGCCCATCGGGCATTGAGCCCTCGCACATCGCGTTGA